A stretch of Lactiplantibacillus brownii DNA encodes these proteins:
- a CDS encoding type II toxin-antitoxin system Phd/YefM family antitoxin, whose product MKKVTTALAKKNINQLLTIVNQGHESIEVENPNTQDSAVMVSMKDWLQIVATLAKQNNHDMEFS is encoded by the coding sequence ATGAAAAAAGTCACCACTGCGCTGGCCAAGAAAAATATTAACCAGCTATTAACGATCGTTAATCAGGGCCACGAATCTATTGAGGTGGAGAATCCCAATACGCAAGATTCTGCGGTCATGGTCAGCATGAAAGATTGGCTACAGATCGTTGCGACCTTAGCCAAACAAAACAATCACGATATGGAATTTAGTTAA
- a CDS encoding MucBP domain-containing protein, which translates to MHIFDRLKQMLHGLNSPDPQNAATATGTPNVTATTSDQAPMVNHTEALILVHHLDATGHELQAPDMIAGYVGDEIHLPAVNITGYHLVNINGLTRWFTKPQAQIVLTYERQAGQPVWAYAYDIDQRQLIGLPTMTRGPLGTAYQVMAPTVAGFKLLRSVGDLTGEYTTTSKTVLFFYRNQNWHQTDLSTGYVQIRQLTPVFPNPGATSTTYLTTLQPGSVYKTYLRVQLNDGDTWYNIGDNQWIPETQVQLTNGNQLLLKLPRGYRTRDAHQVQQTGIVSFVPGKQVHTYLEPYGRYLTTVTHGEKVILTERLVDDNRVVWYRIQNRGYLPGRYLTDLDPADSLF; encoded by the coding sequence ATGCACATTTTTGATCGTTTAAAACAAATGCTCCATGGCTTAAATAGCCCAGATCCTCAAAATGCGGCCACGGCGACCGGTACGCCGAACGTGACAGCGACCACGTCAGATCAAGCTCCCATGGTTAATCACACGGAAGCCTTAATTCTCGTCCACCACCTGGATGCGACTGGTCATGAATTACAAGCCCCCGATATGATTGCAGGCTACGTTGGCGACGAAATTCATCTGCCAGCAGTCAACATCACTGGTTATCATTTAGTAAACATTAATGGCTTGACCCGCTGGTTCACAAAACCACAAGCTCAGATTGTTTTGACCTACGAACGCCAAGCCGGACAACCAGTTTGGGCCTATGCTTATGATATTGACCAGCGTCAATTGATCGGACTCCCAACCATGACTCGGGGACCGTTGGGCACGGCGTATCAGGTGATGGCGCCAACCGTGGCTGGTTTTAAGTTACTCCGGTCAGTCGGTGATTTGACCGGCGAATACACCACAACTTCCAAGACCGTCTTGTTCTTTTATCGCAATCAGAACTGGCACCAAACTGATTTAAGTACCGGCTACGTGCAGATTCGCCAGTTGACGCCTGTTTTTCCAAATCCAGGCGCTACTTCGACGACCTATCTCACCACGTTACAACCGGGTAGCGTCTATAAAACCTATCTGCGCGTTCAGTTAAACGATGGTGACACTTGGTATAACATCGGTGATAATCAATGGATTCCCGAAACACAAGTTCAACTGACCAATGGCAATCAGCTACTCCTAAAGCTGCCACGCGGTTACCGTACCCGGGACGCCCACCAGGTGCAACAAACGGGGATCGTCAGTTTTGTTCCGGGTAAACAGGTTCACACTTATTTAGAACCTTATGGCCGCTACCTGACCACGGTCACGCATGGCGAAAAAGTTATCCTGACCGAACGACTCGTTGATGACAATCGTGTCGTCTGGTACCGGATTCAAAATCGGGGCTACTTGCCAGGCCGCTATTTGACCGACTTAGATCCAGCGGACAGTTTGTTCTAA
- a CDS encoding endonuclease MutS2: MQKNIKQLTQLDQILTKVAEFTHSTVAAEQLAASPILTDITAVRDQLALTAEAHQLLLNSVMLTFFNLDDLKVIQTKLDQGMLLNATQLGVLGTFLTSGQRLMTTLRHHAKLAPKLVALMTPVTGLSSLQQRLTTEIKHDQVADQATPELTQVRQKISQQRQQVQAALTQFVQKHPQAIQGRRLITRNDHVCVQLKANYKTRFPGQIIDQSGTGSTVFFEPKMAAQRGQILAELVAEESAEVYQILATLTGDVQERWPQLIQNQQLISQLDQLMAKGQYALSTRSCLPALNTTQHLKIVNGRHPLLGTNAVPLNVELAPKQGLMITGANSGGKTVVLKTIALFAQMVQVGLEVPADLGTEIPVFTQIWLDIGDNQSLAAQLSTFAAEMTTLVTMTDGIQPNALVLLDEIGSGTDPEEGSALSIAIIDYLRAAGATIIATTHFSAIKSYAVACPTFVTATMAFDRKTLEPTYHLLLHQVGASEAIWLAERLGLAPAILTAARQRLEK, from the coding sequence ATGCAAAAAAATATTAAACAATTAACACAACTAGATCAAATTTTAACCAAAGTGGCTGAGTTCACGCACAGTACTGTGGCGGCAGAACAGCTTGCAGCCAGTCCAATTTTGACGGATATCACGGCAGTACGTGACCAATTAGCGTTGACCGCTGAGGCCCACCAATTGTTGTTGAATTCAGTTATGCTAACCTTTTTCAACTTAGATGATTTGAAAGTGATTCAAACCAAACTGGATCAAGGCATGTTGTTAAATGCCACGCAATTAGGCGTTTTGGGGACTTTCTTGACCAGTGGACAACGATTAATGACCACATTACGGCATCATGCCAAATTAGCGCCGAAACTGGTCGCCCTAATGACACCGGTGACAGGTTTGAGTAGTTTACAGCAACGTTTGACGACTGAAATCAAACATGATCAAGTTGCCGATCAAGCCACACCGGAATTGACGCAAGTCCGTCAAAAAATTAGCCAACAACGGCAACAGGTCCAGGCAGCTTTGACCCAATTTGTCCAAAAACATCCACAAGCTATCCAAGGTCGACGGTTAATCACCCGCAATGACCATGTTTGTGTTCAATTGAAAGCTAATTATAAGACCCGTTTCCCAGGTCAAATTATTGATCAATCCGGAACTGGCTCAACGGTTTTCTTTGAACCCAAGATGGCCGCACAACGGGGGCAAATTTTGGCCGAGTTGGTCGCGGAAGAAAGTGCCGAAGTTTACCAGATCTTAGCGACATTAACGGGTGATGTTCAGGAACGTTGGCCACAACTGATCCAGAACCAACAATTGATCAGTCAATTGGATCAACTCATGGCTAAGGGGCAATACGCGTTAAGTACGCGGAGCTGTTTGCCAGCGTTAAATACGACGCAACATTTGAAAATTGTTAATGGTCGACACCCATTATTGGGGACAAACGCGGTACCGTTAAACGTTGAATTGGCGCCCAAACAAGGCTTGATGATTACTGGGGCTAATTCCGGTGGGAAAACAGTGGTCCTCAAAACGATTGCGCTATTTGCTCAGATGGTACAAGTTGGGCTAGAAGTGCCGGCTGATTTAGGCACCGAGATCCCAGTCTTTACGCAGATCTGGTTAGATATTGGTGATAATCAGAGTTTAGCTGCGCAACTTAGTACGTTTGCGGCAGAAATGACGACCTTAGTCACAATGACTGATGGCATCCAACCGAATGCCCTAGTTTTACTCGATGAAATTGGTAGTGGGACGGACCCAGAAGAGGGTTCTGCACTGAGCATCGCGATTATTGATTACTTGCGCGCTGCCGGAGCCACCATTATTGCCACCACTCATTTTAGTGCGATCAAGAGTTATGCCGTGGCTTGTCCAACATTTGTCACGGCCACGATGGCCTTTGATCGAAAAACGCTGGAACCAACTTATCACTTGTTGCTACATCAAGTTGGTGCAAGTGAAGCGATTTGGTTGGCGGAACGTTTAGGCTTAGCGCCAGCAATTTTAACTGCGGCACGCCAGCGACTTGAAAAATAA
- a CDS encoding peptide chain release factor 3, with protein sequence MNKAELQAAVDTRRTFAIISHPDAGKTTITEQMLLFGGVVRQAGTVKARKSGNFAKSDWMEIEKKRGISVTSSVMQFDYDGKRINILDTPGHEDFSEDTYRTLMAVDSAIMVIDSAKGIEPQTKKLFQICKMRGIPIFTFMNKLDRDGREPLDLLNEVEEVLGIETYPMNWPIGMGKGLKGLYDRYNHRVELYHNEAHGETFLPLDADGKLDPSNELTKDSIYRDVLEEMELIEEAGNDFDEAKIAAGDMTPVFFGSALTNFGVETFLKTYLKYAPKPNAHQTRDDETIKPTDDEFSGFVFKIQANMNPNHRDRIAFVRICSGEFDRGMDVFLQRTGKKMRLNNSTQFMADTRETVETAVAGDIVGLYDTGNFQIGDTIYTGKKAIQFEKLPQFTPELFMRVTAKNVMKQKSFHKGIDQLVQEGAVQLYTSYSTGDYILGAVGQLQFEVFKFRMQNEYNSEVVMEPLGSKTARWIDPEQLDEKMSSSRNLLVKDRNGAPLFLFENAFAERWFAEKYPDVKLTAKL encoded by the coding sequence ATGAATAAAGCAGAACTACAGGCAGCGGTCGATACGCGACGGACCTTTGCGATTATTTCTCACCCGGATGCTGGGAAAACCACGATCACTGAACAAATGCTCCTTTTTGGTGGCGTGGTACGGCAAGCTGGGACAGTTAAAGCTCGGAAGAGTGGCAACTTTGCCAAGTCTGACTGGATGGAAATTGAAAAGAAGCGGGGCATCTCAGTAACAAGTTCCGTGATGCAATTCGATTACGATGGCAAACGCATCAATATTTTGGATACACCTGGACATGAGGATTTCTCTGAAGATACGTATCGGACACTAATGGCAGTCGATTCTGCCATCATGGTCATTGACTCAGCGAAAGGGATTGAACCTCAAACTAAGAAGTTATTCCAAATTTGTAAGATGCGTGGGATTCCGATCTTTACCTTCATGAACAAGTTGGATCGCGATGGTCGCGAACCGTTGGATCTATTAAATGAAGTTGAAGAAGTTTTAGGGATCGAAACGTATCCAATGAACTGGCCAATTGGGATGGGTAAAGGACTGAAAGGCTTATACGACCGGTATAACCACCGCGTTGAACTTTATCATAATGAAGCTCATGGCGAAACGTTCTTACCACTAGACGCTGACGGCAAGCTGGACCCTAGCAACGAGTTGACGAAGGACAGTATTTATCGTGATGTGTTGGAAGAAATGGAATTGATCGAAGAAGCCGGTAATGACTTTGATGAAGCCAAGATTGCGGCTGGGGACATGACGCCGGTCTTCTTTGGGTCAGCGTTGACTAACTTTGGGGTCGAGACTTTTTTGAAGACTTATCTCAAATACGCGCCTAAGCCCAATGCGCATCAAACGCGGGATGATGAAACAATTAAACCAACGGATGATGAATTTTCTGGCTTCGTTTTCAAGATTCAAGCAAACATGAACCCGAATCATCGGGATCGGATTGCCTTTGTCCGAATCTGTTCAGGTGAATTTGACCGCGGAATGGATGTTTTCTTACAACGTACCGGCAAAAAAATGCGCTTGAACAATTCGACACAATTCATGGCGGATACGCGTGAAACGGTGGAAACGGCCGTAGCCGGAGATATCGTAGGACTTTATGATACCGGTAACTTCCAAATTGGTGATACCATCTATACAGGTAAAAAAGCGATTCAATTTGAAAAGCTACCACAATTTACCCCAGAATTATTTATGCGCGTCACCGCTAAAAATGTGATGAAGCAAAAATCCTTCCACAAAGGGATCGATCAGTTGGTTCAAGAAGGGGCAGTTCAACTTTATACCTCTTATTCAACTGGGGACTATATTTTGGGAGCGGTCGGGCAACTTCAATTTGAAGTGTTCAAATTCCGGATGCAAAATGAATATAATTCCGAAGTTGTGATGGAACCACTTGGCAGCAAGACCGCGCGCTGGATTGATCCAGAACAATTGGATGAAAAAATGTCCAGTTCACGGAACTTACTTGTGAAGGACCGTAATGGCGCACCATTATTCTTATTTGAAAATGCCTTTGCGGAACGTTGGTTTGCAGAAAAGTATCCCGATGTAAAATTGACAGCCAAGCTGTAA
- a CDS encoding L-lactate dehydrogenase, with product MSRKIAIIGMGHVGSTAAHYIVAGGFADDLVLIDPKTEKVNADAIDFEDAMPNLPTHTNIIVNDYAALKDTDVIISALGNIKLQDNPNNDRFAELPFTSTQVKAVAEKIKASGFNGIIIAITNPVDVITSIYQAVTGLPKQHVIGTGTLLDSARMKRAVAKKLNIDSRSVAGYNLGEHGNSQFTAWSTVRALGQPIAKLAKDRGLDLVALDKAARQGGFAIFHGKKYTSYGVATAAVRLANVVLNDALTELPVSNYREEYGVYLSYPAVVGRDGIVEQVQLDLTDEELKKLQISADYIKTKFAESQAK from the coding sequence ATGTCACGAAAAATTGCTATTATCGGCATGGGCCACGTTGGTTCCACTGCCGCCCACTACATCGTTGCCGGTGGTTTTGCCGACGACTTAGTCTTAATTGATCCTAAAACCGAAAAAGTTAATGCGGATGCCATTGATTTCGAAGACGCAATGCCTAATTTGCCAACCCACACCAATATTATTGTGAATGATTACGCAGCGTTGAAGGACACCGATGTGATTATTTCCGCTTTGGGGAATATCAAACTCCAAGACAATCCGAATAACGATCGCTTTGCCGAACTACCATTCACCAGCACCCAAGTTAAGGCGGTCGCTGAAAAGATCAAGGCCAGTGGTTTTAATGGGATTATTATTGCCATTACGAACCCCGTCGATGTCATTACCTCGATCTATCAAGCCGTGACTGGTTTACCAAAGCAGCACGTCATTGGAACTGGTACCTTGCTAGACTCTGCACGGATGAAACGCGCGGTCGCTAAAAAGTTAAACATTGATTCACGCTCAGTTGCCGGCTATAACTTAGGTGAACATGGTAATTCCCAATTTACTGCTTGGTCAACCGTTCGCGCACTTGGTCAACCGATTGCTAAGCTTGCCAAAGACCGCGGCCTCGATCTCGTCGCGCTTGATAAAGCGGCTCGTCAAGGTGGGTTCGCCATTTTCCATGGCAAGAAATACACAAGTTACGGGGTCGCCACTGCGGCTGTCCGTTTAGCCAACGTTGTCCTTAACGATGCCTTGACAGAACTTCCCGTTTCTAACTACCGCGAAGAATACGGGGTTTACCTCTCATACCCAGCCGTCGTTGGTCGTGATGGTATCGTCGAACAGGTTCAATTAGATTTAACGGACGAAGAACTCAAAAAGTTACAAATCTCTGCCGACTATATCAAAACCAAATTTGCTGAAAGCCAAGCAAAATAG
- a CDS encoding LysR family transcriptional regulator: MNLKQLRYFLVVAEEGQMTAAAKRLHVAQPPLSYQIKQLELDLGVTLFKRLPQGVAVTSAGELLVGYAQQLTQLSATAENKVRALGRGVTGTLNLGTVSSSGGVMPNQQVLTWLQQHGDVQLEVSEGNTFELLDDLHKRLLDIAILRTPFNQQHLVCRYFAAERMVAVLPKRYTQFNRRRQLRLNDLAGLPLIKYRRFNELFHVAFLEQDFEPQYVMTCDDARTAMHWATHQIGVALVPRSLAETYDSGQVLIRSLADRRFETQLVLATTPESLATPLVAGFMAQFPQAQTLD; the protein is encoded by the coding sequence ATGAATTTAAAGCAATTACGCTACTTTTTGGTGGTGGCCGAAGAGGGGCAGATGACGGCCGCAGCGAAACGACTGCACGTCGCGCAACCACCACTGAGCTATCAAATCAAGCAGCTAGAGTTAGACCTCGGCGTAACACTGTTTAAACGGTTGCCCCAAGGCGTGGCGGTGACGTCGGCTGGGGAATTGCTAGTGGGTTATGCGCAACAACTCACGCAACTATCTGCGACGGCTGAAAACAAGGTTCGGGCATTAGGCCGTGGTGTGACCGGGACACTAAACCTTGGGACTGTGTCGTCTTCCGGCGGTGTGATGCCGAATCAGCAAGTGCTCACTTGGTTACAGCAGCACGGCGACGTCCAACTAGAAGTCAGCGAGGGGAATACGTTCGAATTATTAGATGATCTACATAAACGATTGTTAGATATTGCTATTTTACGCACTCCCTTTAATCAGCAACACTTGGTCTGTCGTTATTTTGCCGCGGAACGGATGGTTGCGGTGTTACCAAAGCGCTACACGCAATTTAACCGCCGTCGTCAATTGCGACTAAACGATTTGGCCGGACTGCCACTGATTAAATATCGCCGTTTTAACGAATTATTTCATGTGGCCTTTTTGGAACAAGACTTTGAGCCTCAATATGTCATGACTTGCGACGATGCGCGGACCGCGATGCACTGGGCGACCCATCAAATTGGTGTCGCACTCGTTCCACGGTCGTTAGCGGAGACTTATGACTCCGGTCAAGTGCTCATTCGGTCATTGGCGGATCGGCGTTTTGAGACGCAACTAGTATTAGCGACGACGCCAGAGTCATTGGCGACACCGTTAGTCGCGGGTTTTATGGCGCAATTTCCACAAGCCCAAACTTTAGACTAA
- a CDS encoding AI-2E family transporter, giving the protein MLKRLKDSSLMFWSLEILIVAALIWVCTKLGFLFQPIGTFLNVVFMPIVISGFLFYMLNPLVKLLTKVHYKKFRITRTWAVTIVFLLLIGVLAYGAVSLIPRLVSQVTQLIYNLPGLATEMQKAATKMINNSSMLQKVDVSSYMKQLNGQVSKYAQTFLSSLSTSIVTVISTITSVTIMAITIPVVLFYMLKDSEKFIPAISRFLPRKQRPEIVGLIQKMGDTISSYISGQVIECLFVGTFTAIGYMMISQPYGLLLGVVAGMANIIPYLGPYIGIAPSLIVAFTVSPMQVIYVVIIVVIVQQVDGNLIYPNIIGRTLKIHPLTIIILLLAAGNIAGILGMILAIPFYAVVRTIVVYLYNIVELRNEQALRKQTTVYQPQPAKATKPLVQKSKK; this is encoded by the coding sequence GTGCTTAAACGCCTGAAAGATTCGTCTTTAATGTTTTGGTCGCTCGAGATTTTGATTGTGGCGGCATTGATCTGGGTTTGTACGAAGCTTGGCTTCTTGTTTCAGCCAATTGGGACTTTTTTAAACGTCGTCTTCATGCCAATTGTGATTTCGGGTTTCCTATTTTATATGCTCAATCCGCTCGTCAAGTTATTAACGAAGGTTCATTATAAAAAGTTTCGCATTACGCGGACTTGGGCCGTGACGATCGTGTTCTTGCTATTGATCGGTGTCTTAGCGTATGGCGCGGTATCACTAATTCCACGCTTAGTCTCACAGGTGACGCAATTAATTTATAATTTACCTGGGTTAGCGACGGAAATGCAAAAGGCCGCGACTAAAATGATTAATAACAGTTCGATGTTGCAAAAAGTTGACGTCAGTTCTTACATGAAACAACTGAATGGTCAAGTCAGCAAGTATGCGCAAACGTTCCTGTCATCTTTATCAACGAGTATCGTGACCGTGATCTCGACGATTACGAGTGTGACGATCATGGCAATTACCATTCCAGTCGTCTTGTTCTACATGCTAAAGGATAGTGAAAAATTCATTCCAGCTATTAGCCGATTCTTGCCACGCAAACAACGGCCAGAAATTGTTGGCTTGATTCAAAAAATGGGTGATACCATTTCCAGCTATATTAGTGGGCAAGTGATCGAGTGTTTGTTCGTCGGGACCTTCACGGCGATCGGGTATATGATGATTTCACAACCTTATGGCTTATTACTTGGCGTCGTCGCCGGAATGGCGAACATTATTCCTTACTTGGGACCCTATATTGGGATTGCCCCATCCTTGATCGTGGCTTTCACGGTCTCGCCGATGCAAGTGATATATGTTGTTATTATTGTGGTGATCGTGCAACAAGTTGATGGTAACTTGATCTACCCGAATATTATTGGACGGACGTTAAAAATTCACCCGCTAACGATTATTATTTTATTGTTAGCCGCGGGGAATATCGCCGGAATTTTAGGGATGATCTTAGCCATTCCTTTTTATGCGGTCGTGCGGACGATCGTCGTGTATCTTTACAATATTGTTGAGTTGCGTAATGAACAAGCTTTGCGCAAGCAGACGACGGTGTATCAGCCACAACCTGCTAAGGCGACCAAACCACTGGTTCAGAAGTCTAAAAAGTAA
- a CDS encoding helix-turn-helix domain-containing protein, producing the protein MKLDNGELLKNIRQFAKKNGLTLAEVATLAGLSASAIYSWKKHTPSKGTLNEVAQVLGTSYAKLVGKAGHADETTAVDLKKVIENRKNRFEYHGQPVSAEQLKIIRNVLKTMFER; encoded by the coding sequence ATGAAATTAGATAATGGCGAATTACTGAAAAACATTCGTCAATTTGCTAAGAAAAATGGCTTAACGTTAGCAGAAGTGGCGACGTTAGCTGGATTAAGTGCCAGTGCCATTTATAGTTGGAAGAAGCACACGCCGTCAAAAGGCACGTTGAATGAAGTTGCCCAAGTGTTGGGGACGAGTTATGCGAAGTTGGTCGGTAAAGCCGGTCACGCGGATGAGACGACGGCGGTCGATTTGAAAAAAGTTATTGAGAATCGAAAAAATCGATTTGAATACCATGGTCAACCGGTGTCGGCCGAGCAACTCAAGATCATTCGGAACGTTTTAAAAACGATGTTTGAACGGTAG
- a CDS encoding sulfite exporter TauE/SafE family protein has translation MIYSLLLMLGVGVLAGVFGAILGIGGGMIITPILTLAMGLDIKYAIGASIIAVIATSSGSTIAYLKDEMLNLRVAMFLEIATTVGAVLGAVLTGLVHATFLYFLFGGLLVFTTYNMIRKLMGKGQGDQDAHADELATKLNLNGTYYDKALSKQVDYQVQNVPGGFVMMFGAGLASGLLGIGSGAFKVLAMDTIMHMPLKPSSATSNLMMGVTAAASAMVYFFNGSIKAGIAAPLAIGILLGALIGTRIMQHLKPRLIRMLFVPIMLYLGLQMIAKGFGVTI, from the coding sequence GTGATTTATTCATTATTATTAATGCTCGGTGTGGGTGTCTTAGCGGGCGTTTTTGGGGCAATTCTTGGCATTGGTGGTGGGATGATTATTACGCCCATCTTGACGCTAGCGATGGGATTAGATATTAAGTACGCTATTGGTGCCAGTATCATTGCAGTTATTGCGACCAGTTCTGGGTCAACGATTGCGTATTTAAAAGATGAAATGCTCAATTTACGGGTGGCGATGTTCTTAGAAATTGCTACCACGGTCGGGGCCGTACTGGGGGCCGTCTTGACGGGGCTTGTCCATGCGACGTTCTTGTATTTCTTATTTGGCGGTTTACTAGTCTTTACCACTTACAATATGATTCGCAAGTTAATGGGTAAGGGACAAGGTGATCAGGACGCACACGCGGATGAATTAGCGACTAAGTTAAACTTAAATGGAACTTATTATGATAAGGCCTTATCAAAACAAGTCGATTATCAAGTTCAAAATGTGCCTGGTGGGTTTGTCATGATGTTTGGCGCTGGCTTAGCCAGTGGCCTCTTAGGAATCGGCAGTGGGGCCTTCAAAGTCCTAGCTATGGATACAATCATGCACATGCCACTAAAGCCCTCCTCAGCGACCTCAAATTTGATGATGGGGGTCACGGCCGCGGCCAGTGCGATGGTCTATTTCTTCAATGGGTCGATCAAAGCCGGGATTGCGGCACCATTAGCAATCGGTATTTTGCTAGGGGCCTTGATTGGGACGCGCATTATGCAACATTTGAAGCCACGGTTGATTCGGATGTTATTTGTCCCAATCATGTTGTACTTAGGGCTACAAATGATTGCTAAAGGATTTGGGGTGACGATCTAA
- a CDS encoding GRP family sugar transporter yields MNILIALIPALGWGLNPLLISKLGGKPVNQTLGTGVGALIVGIIVQLAVRPTVDMATFWLSALSGAFWVLGQIGQYTSYSRMGVSTTMPISTGIQLVGTSVIGVLMFGEWAGTGAKMVGFAAIVLMIIGVALTAVTDSPAGRNGLMSGLMVLVPTTVGYWVYSALPKAVSASGTAIFFPQMLGMFLAAVLYALISGHGRAFKERTSWLNAFAGMIFGISALAYIFSAKANGVATAYVITQVSVVISTLGGLLVLNETKSSRELRLTIIGLVLIVAGSVMTAFIG; encoded by the coding sequence GTGAACATCTTAATTGCCTTGATTCCCGCGTTGGGCTGGGGCTTAAATCCATTATTAATTTCAAAACTAGGTGGTAAACCAGTCAATCAGACGTTAGGAACTGGTGTTGGCGCTTTGATCGTTGGGATCATTGTCCAACTTGCCGTGCGACCAACTGTTGATATGGCAACTTTCTGGTTGAGTGCTTTGTCCGGAGCTTTTTGGGTCCTAGGGCAAATTGGGCAGTATACGTCTTATTCACGGATGGGTGTTAGTACCACGATGCCGATTTCGACGGGGATTCAATTAGTCGGAACGTCGGTTATCGGCGTGCTCATGTTCGGTGAATGGGCTGGAACTGGCGCTAAAATGGTGGGCTTTGCCGCCATCGTCTTGATGATTATCGGGGTCGCCTTAACTGCGGTCACCGATAGTCCTGCTGGGCGTAACGGTCTGATGAGTGGCTTGATGGTCCTAGTACCGACAACGGTCGGTTATTGGGTCTACAGTGCCTTACCAAAGGCTGTTTCAGCGTCAGGAACCGCTATCTTCTTCCCACAAATGCTGGGGATGTTTTTGGCAGCGGTACTTTATGCCCTAATTAGCGGTCATGGCCGAGCATTTAAGGAACGAACCAGTTGGTTAAATGCGTTTGCTGGGATGATTTTTGGTATCTCTGCGTTAGCTTATATTTTTTCCGCCAAAGCCAATGGTGTTGCGACCGCTTACGTGATTACGCAAGTTAGTGTCGTGATTTCGACTTTGGGTGGTTTGTTAGTTCTTAATGAAACGAAATCGTCGCGTGAATTACGACTGACTATTATTGGTCTCGTGTTAATCGTGGCGGGTAGCGTGATGACTGCCTTTATCGGTTAA
- a CDS encoding IS982 family transposase produces the protein MQGLLKAIPKFNLIQATVQEFIKIITPIYQLLPKRFRFRQNYRQLKVNDVTIIACMLARIALRDPSETHFHQTLAASGVVVPERSRYNRRCRDLLQIMKLIRQYLLKRYRHGSTYEIIDSAPITLVSARRSNQAKVLRGVAHKGYNATKQLYYYGFKLHAVMDNDGYFVNWELTPANVDDRKPVEELLREAPAHQVLADGGYLSRKLQERLKSQGINFWFPLRKNMRKTDHINSSFLKNQRRYIETGFNNLNIVGHFEHPGTRTLIGLGSRLAALFLWNIIKVHSNLAQGKSGLSIN, from the coding sequence ATGCAAGGCCTCCTTAAAGCTATCCCAAAATTCAATTTAATTCAAGCAACCGTCCAAGAATTCATCAAAATAATTACACCAATTTACCAACTATTGCCAAAAAGATTTCGTTTTCGTCAAAATTATCGTCAACTAAAAGTTAATGACGTCACGATTATCGCTTGTATGCTTGCGCGAATAGCGTTACGTGACCCTTCAGAAACCCACTTCCATCAAACTTTGGCGGCTTCCGGAGTGGTTGTTCCAGAACGAAGTCGTTACAATCGTCGGTGTCGCGACCTTCTTCAAATAATGAAGTTGATCCGTCAGTATCTATTGAAGCGATATCGGCATGGCAGCACTTATGAAATCATTGATAGTGCCCCAATCACTTTGGTCTCAGCAAGACGAAGTAATCAAGCAAAAGTCTTACGAGGTGTAGCTCATAAAGGCTATAACGCAACCAAGCAACTATATTATTATGGCTTCAAGCTACATGCGGTGATGGATAATGACGGTTATTTTGTGAACTGGGAACTGACACCAGCAAACGTTGATGATAGAAAACCAGTTGAAGAGCTTTTACGAGAAGCACCGGCTCATCAAGTCTTAGCAGACGGCGGATACTTGAGCCGGAAGCTTCAAGAACGATTAAAATCACAAGGAATCAACTTCTGGTTTCCACTGCGAAAGAACATGAGGAAAACAGATCATATAAATTCCTCATTTCTAAAAAATCAACGACGATATATTGAAACAGGTTTTAATAATTTGAATATCGTTGGCCATTTTGAACATCCTGGAACCCGAACGCTAATCGGCCTAGGTAGCCGATTAGCGGCACTATTTTTATGGAACATTATCAAGGTTCATAGCAATCTAGCTCAAGGTAAAAGCGGACTTAGCATAAATTAG